A window of Clavibacter michiganensis genomic DNA:
CCGCGCGAAGGGAGTTCCCATGTGCGATCAGCACCACTGTCCGACCCAGGCGCAGTTCGGGCAAGACCTGCGCGACGAGGAAAGGCTGCACGCGCAAGATGACGTCCGCCAGCGCCTCGGTCCGCCGCACCGCTGCCCACGGCAGATTCCGCAGAGCCGGCGTACGCCGAAGACGCATCCAGGCTGTCACCGACATCCGCGGGGGTCGGCCGGTGCGGGTCCGACGCACCGCGAAGAACCGCTCCTCGCCCAGGACCGTCCGCGCATGCGCTTTGGTCATCCCGGTCAGCGCACCGTAGTTGCGCTCATTCAGCTCCCACCGCTGCTCGGTCCGCACGTCCAGGCCCAGCACATCCGTCACGACCTCCGCCGTGTGGATCGAGCGCTGCAGCGTGGAGGTAAGGACCAGATCCGGCCGGATCCCCTGTCTCGCCATCGCAGATCCGGCGCGGCGCGCTTCCGCCACGCCTTGCCGCGTCAACGGGACGTCCTGCAAGCCCGTGAAGATCCCGGCCGCGTTCGCAGTGCTCTCCCCGTGGCGCAGAAGCACCAGCAGGCCCATCAGAGATCCTGCTGAGGCGGTGACGCGTGAAGTCCGATCGGGTCGGTCGGGATCACGAGCACCGGACGGTGCTGGTGGTGCACCAGCTGCGCGGCGACGGATCCCGAGAAGAACTCGGCGATGCGACGCGCTCCACTTCGGCTACCGATGACCAGCATCGGCGCATCCCGCTGCTCCGCAGCCCTGATGAGCGCCCGGGCTGGGTCGCCGACTCCGGCCAGGAGCTCCACGGTTACTCCCGCTCGCGCGGCCACGGCCCGCACTTCCTCTTCCTCTGAGGCGGACAGCGTCCTCGGGGCGGAGTCGTCGGTGTCGGAGTCCAACGGCTCGAGCATCTCGGACCCGTCGTCCCGAGTCCCGGTATCCACGAACGCAGGATCGACGCTCACGCACACTAGAGACGAACCAAGGCGTGCGGCGTACGACGCGGCGACCTCAACGACCCCAGATACGTATCCCGGTTGCAGACCGACCACGATGGGGCCGGTACCGACAGGCTCTGACATCGCTCTCCCTATCTCGGGCGCGCCTAGCGCGACCAGCTGAGATAGGGACTGTTGTCGACGAGCGTCGAAGTTGGATCCGGCAAGCCCCTCTGCCGGGTCGTGAGACCCCTCAAGTATGCACCTCTCACCCTGCGCATGCGCTCTTCACGATCCATCTCGGAAAGCTATTGCTTTTCAAGACACCATCGCCGACATCAGGCCAGGGTGAGGAACAGCTTTTCGATCTCCTCGATGGTGAGCTTCCGCGGTGACGGGGTATCGCCGTCGCCGGCATTTGCGTCGTCGTCGACGTCGTCGACCACGAGGCACTGCTGCATGGCCGTGGAGACGATCGCGAAGCCGGCACGGTCCAGGGCGCTAGACACGGCGGCGAGCTGCGTCACGACGTCGCGGCAGTCGCCTCCGTTCTCGACGGCGGTGATGACACCGGCGAGCTGCCCCTGGGCGCGCTTGAGCCGATTGGCGATCTTCTTCATCGCGACGGCGTCGTGGAGCTGGCCGCTGTCGTCGCTCATGCGCGGTCGGTGGGCAGGTCGGCGTCGATCCAGGCGGAGGTGCCGCCCGTGACGTTGACGGCTTCGATGCCCTGGGCGGTGAGGGCTTCGGTCGCGCGGGCGCTACGGCCTCCGGACTGGCAGATGACGTGCACGGGCCGGTCGGTGGGGATCTCGTCGATGCGTGCGTCGAGCTCGGACAGGGGGACGTTGATTGCCGTACGGGCGTGGCCGTCGGCGTATTCGTCGGCCTCGCGCACGTCGATGATGGTGGCGCCCGTGGATGTGGCGAGTTCGTGGACGGTGATGTTGTTCATGGGTTCTCTCTTCTCGGTCAGGCCGCGACCGCGGCCGTGTCGGTGGTGATGGTGGTGGATGCGGTCCCGGCCTGCCAGGTGAGCCAGCCGCCGTCGAGGTTGCGGACGTCGTGCCCGAGCTGCGTGAGCAGGCGCGCGGCGGTGTGTCCGCGCTGTCCGACCTGGCAGTGCACGACCAGGGGGCCCGCGGGGAGCTCTTCGTGGCGTGCTCGGAGCTCGTCCAGAGGCAGAGAGACGGCGCCGGGGATCGCGGCGGTCGCGTGCTCGCCGGTCGTGCGCACGTCCACCAGGGTCGCCCCGGCGGCGACGGCGTCCTCGAGCTCGTGCCACTGGATGGAGCGGGTGGTGCCGGTGGCGGCGTTCTCGGCGACGTAGCCGAGGAGGTTCACGGGGTCCTTCGCGGATCCGTACTGCGGCGCGTACGCCAGCTCGAGCCGCGACAGTGCGGATGCGGTGAGCCCGGCGGTCATGGCGACCGCGATCACGTCCAGGCGCTTGTCGACGCCGTCGCGGCCGATGATCTGCGCACCGAGGATCCGGTCGTCGTCCGGGTCGACGAGGAGCTTGATCGCCATATGCTGCGCACCCGGGTAGTAGCCCGCGTGCGAGGCGGGGTGCGTGTGGATGATCCGGTGGGGCCGCCCCTCCGCGACGAGGCGCTTCTCGTTCCACCCGACGAGCCCGACGGTGAGGCCGAGGAGGCCGAGGATCGCGGTCCCGAGGGCGGGCGCGGCGTCGGTCGTCGCGGCGCCGGCGATGTCGTCGGCCGCCGCTCGCCCGTGCCGGTTGGCGAGTCCCGCCATGGTCACCAGCGTCGGGGTGCCGTCGATGTGGTCGATCTTCTCCACGCCGTCCCCGACCGCCCAGATCGACGGGTCGCTCGTGCGCTGACGAGCGTCGACGGCGATGCCGCCGCTCGGGCCGAGACGCAGACTGGCTGCCTCAGCTAAGCCTGTCTCGGGGTGGACGCCGGCGGCCTGGATCACCAGGTCGGCCCGCACGCGCGTGCCGTCGTCGAGGTCTACGTGCCCGTCCGCGGCGCCGGTGACGGTCGTGCCGGTCCGGACGTCCACGCCCGCGGCCTCCAGGGCCTCGCGGACGGGGGCGGCCATCTCCGGATCCAGCGGCGAGAGCACCTGTTGCCCGCGCTGCACGAGCGTCACGTGGACACCGCGGGCGAGGAGGTTCTCGACCCCCTCGAGCCCGATGAAACCGGCACCGACCACGACGGCGTGCGCGTCGGTAGTAACGTTGAGGAGGGCCATGATGCGGTCCACGTCCTCCACGCTGCGCAGGGTGGAGGAGGGGACGCCGCCATCGGTCCCGCCGGGCGCGGCGCCGGCGCCCGCCGCGATGACCAGGTCGTCGTACACGACCGTGTCGACGGTGCCCGCGTCGAGATCGCGCACCGCGACGGTCTTCGCGCCCGCGTCGATGCCGACGACCTCGTGCCGCACCCGCACGTCGAGACGGAAGCGCGCCGCGAGCGACTCGGGGGTCTGCAGCAGAAGCGACGCCCTCTCCGGGATCACGCCGCCGACGTAGTACGGGAGTCCGCAGTTCGCGAACGACACGTACGCGCCGCGCTCGAACACGAGGATCTCGCGCTCCTCGTCCAGTCGACGCAGCCGCGTCGCCGCCGACATCCCGCCGGCCACTCCTCCGATGATCACTGTCCTCATGGCGTCAACTATACCCCTGGGGGTATCATTCGTAGTGTGCTGCGACTGCAGCAGGCGATGAACAGGAGGAACGAGATGTGTCGACGGGTGACATGCCGAGTGTGTGGGAAGAAGGACTGGGCGGGGTGCGGCCAGCACGTCGACCAGGTCATGCGTGGAGTTCCGCGCGCCGACCGGTGCCAAGGCCACCCGAAGGCTGAGTCACGTGGCGGGTTGCTTTCAAGGCTCTTCGGCCGCGGCTAAACGCGCCCACTTAGCTCCGACGAGAACGCCATCGTCTGCGCAGTCCTACCCGCGCAACTGACATATGCCGCCACCAGAACACCGCCATCCAGCGGCACGAGTCACACCACCTTCCTGAGACGCATGGATCCGCGGATGGTGCCCGGCGTCTCGGTGGTCCGGGGAGGGATCGGCTATAGAGACAACTGACGTGATGAAAGTGGCGGCCAGCCGCACGATCCCAAGCGGGAGTTACTCTCCCCAGTGGAAGCCGCGGTACGTACTTCGTACGTTGAAGCGACGGCCGTCCTTTCGGCGTTGCATGAAGCCGGCGATCGTGTCGATGTCGTTCGGCTTCATACCCAGTTCACGGCATCTTGCGCGCAGCTGTTCGACCGTGACGCCTTGCCATCGAGTCGGTCGGTTCATCATGTCGGCCTTGAGCTTGTCTTCTTCGTTCCACTTCAGGCCGCTCGAGTTGCCGGCCGACCAGCCCGCGACGCTCTGCAAGATGGCGTCGACATCGTCGGGAAGGTCGAATGGCTCGACCGTAGGTGTCAATCCGGAGAGAACGGTCTGGTTCGGTAGAAGTAGATCGGGCGATGCCTCGATGACCTAGTCGGCCGTGGAAAGTTCACCCCATTCGATGACGACCAACGCCGCAGCGTCGGCGTCCCACAGATCGTTCAGGTGCTGGCGGTCGGGCCACGCATGAACGACTCGGCGGCCGGCCAGTGTGCCCACCGAGAGGCCGCGCCAGGTGAGGTGCGTCGTTCCGGGGGTGGTGACCGCGCGCTTCAACCACCCAGCAGGAACATCCCGGCGCGGTGTGACGATGACCAGCGGTGCTCGGCCCTGGGCAGCGATCCAAGCCAGCGCTCTGGTGGTTTGCGCATCGCGTGAGTCGCCGTCTCCCAGCCTCGACAACGCGACCGGGTATTCGTAGGCATCAGACACGTTGCACCTCAACTCTCGTGTCAGCAGGGTACGAAGAGCCTCCGACACGCTTACCCTCCCTTGCCGCTGCTTGTGCTTTTACTCGCTGTGAGTCGGTCCACGATGTGACGGGCTGCCTCCGCCCGCGCGGGGCGGCCGGAGGCGAAGCAGATTGCGACCAGCCCGAAGAGAGCTATGACGACCGTCTGTCGCGAGAGCAAGAGGACGATGAGCATGATCGTCCCCGGGACGTAGGGCATGGCTGCCGTGAGCATCGACCAGAAGTTCATTTTCGCCTCCAGAACCAGACGCTGACCCCTGCGTGTCGGCGCCGATCAGGTCAGCGTTGCGAACTCATCTGGGGGTGCTGGCGCGAGGACGACCTGTTGATGTCGAGGGACAGGCAGGGAACGCAGGTTCCATGCTTGGCCTGCGACGGGAGGTCCTGGCCTTCCGCTCTCGGCTAGTGAGCTCGAAGCGGTACCGAGGGGGTCCGGTTCCTGCATGGCAGGCTCCGTAATCGGCGTAAAACTGCGGGGGCGCCATGGCGCTCTTAAACCCGGATGGCAAACGCACGGCGTTCACCGGTGTCCGTGGCGGACATGCCCGTGAGGGCGACTGGCTTCTGCGTCCCGTGTCGGTTCGCTTGGCCACCCTCAGTATACCTGCGGTCGCTGTGATCGGCCCAGTTCGAGAAGCGTGCGTGCGCCATGTTCGCGAGCCGGTATCCGCTTGGTCGGCATGACGCGTGCCCGCGACGGATCCCCTGCCGGACACCCCAATCCGTAGGCTGATGCCGTGCTGCACCTGCTTGTTGACACCTCCACTTACCTTGACCTTGCCAAGCGCCGAGACGGGCAACGGTGGATCGTTGCGCTGCGGGTACTGATCCATCAAGGAAAAGTGAAGCTCTTGGTCCCGCGAGTAGTCATTGAGGAGTACGACCGCAACGAAGCTCGCGTGCAGACCGCGATGACGTCGAGCATCGCGTCACGGTTCAAGGAGATTCGCCACGATCTCGTGACCTACGGCAGCGACGACGATGCTCACGCCATCGAGGTCATCGAGGACCTCAGTCGACACCTCCCACTCGTCGGCGCGATGACAACCAGGAACTTCGAGGAGCTGCGGGAACTCCTCATGGCCGGCCAGATCGTTGAGCCTTCGAGGGTCGAGATGAGCCGCGTCGTGGGGCGCGGATTGAAGAAGGCTGCGCCCTTCCACAGCGGGAAGAACAGCGTCGCGGACGCCGTCATCCTCGAGCTCTACCGGACTGCGACGCAGGCAGCGGACCTCGCGGTGTACCCGCACGCGTTCGTCACCACCAACCACACCGACTTCTCTCAGGCGAATGGTGATCGGCGAGAGCCACACAGCGACATCGCGGATGCGTTCGACGAAGTGGGAAGCCGCTACGCCCTCGGGGTGGACGGCCTCGACACTGTCCTGCGCGACCACTTCGGTGAAGAGCTAGCGGAGCTCCTTGAGGAGACCGACTTCCAAGAAGAGCCCCGCCGTCTAGACGAGATCGTCACCGCAGAGACTGAGATGTTCGACCGCATCTGGTACCACCGGTCGTTGCAGCACGACTACCGTGCCGAACGGGATGGCGACGCGGCGGAGCTCCAACGCCACGGGGCCATCGCCGGCCCCGCCCGCGAGCGCGTCGAGACCGCCTACACGGAGCCCGGGCAACTCGGCCCGTACACGGACTTCGAACTCGGCATGCTCCACGGAAAGCTCAGCGCCCTGCGATGGGTGCTCGGCAGCGAGTGGGACTTCCTGGACACCTGACCCACGCCACACGAACCGATCCCTCGCGATATGACCCTGAGGTGGTCAGTTCGCGTGGTGATGGTGCGTCCGTTGCGGGCGATGTCATGATGAGGAAATGGGATTCCTTGATCGTGTGTTCGGCCGTTCCATTGGGCAATCTGCTGTCGATGATGGCGTGGAAGGCCTGGCCAAGCTAAGTGGAACAACTACGACGTGCCGGGCTGCCATCACTGCGCTCGTGGAGCGGCACGGCACGGCGGACGGTGGGTATCTCGAGCTA
This region includes:
- a CDS encoding rhodanese-like domain-containing protein, with translation MNNITVHELATSTGATIIDVREADEYADGHARTAINVPLSELDARIDEIPTDRPVHVICQSGGRSARATEALTAQGIEAVNVTGGTSAWIDADLPTDRA
- a CDS encoding FAD-dependent oxidoreductase is translated as MRTVIIGGVAGGMSAATRLRRLDEEREILVFERGAYVSFANCGLPYYVGGVIPERASLLLQTPESLAARFRLDVRVRHEVVGIDAGAKTVAVRDLDAGTVDTVVYDDLVIAAGAGAAPGGTDGGVPSSTLRSVEDVDRIMALLNVTTDAHAVVVGAGFIGLEGVENLLARGVHVTLVQRGQQVLSPLDPEMAAPVREALEAAGVDVRTGTTVTGAADGHVDLDDGTRVRADLVIQAAGVHPETGLAEAASLRLGPSGGIAVDARQRTSDPSIWAVGDGVEKIDHIDGTPTLVTMAGLANRHGRAAADDIAGAATTDAAPALGTAILGLLGLTVGLVGWNEKRLVAEGRPHRIIHTHPASHAGYYPGAQHMAIKLLVDPDDDRILGAQIIGRDGVDKRLDVIAVAMTAGLTASALSRLELAYAPQYGSAKDPVNLLGYVAENAATGTTRSIQWHELEDAVAAGATLVDVRTTGEHATAAIPGAVSLPLDELRARHEELPAGPLVVHCQVGQRGHTAARLLTQLGHDVRNLDGGWLTWQAGTASTTITTDTAAVAA
- a CDS encoding metal-sensitive transcriptional regulator, with protein sequence MSDDSGQLHDAVAMKKIANRLKRAQGQLAGVITAVENGGDCRDVVTQLAAVSSALDRAGFAIVSTAMQQCLVVDDVDDDANAGDGDTPSPRKLTIEEIEKLFLTLA
- a CDS encoding PIN domain-containing protein; this translates as MLHLLVDTSTYLDLAKRRDGQRWIVALRVLIHQGKVKLLVPRVVIEEYDRNEARVQTAMTSSIASRFKEIRHDLVTYGSDDDAHAIEVIEDLSRHLPLVGAMTTRNFEELRELLMAGQIVEPSRVEMSRVVGRGLKKAAPFHSGKNSVADAVILELYRTATQAADLAVYPHAFVTTNHTDFSQANGDRREPHSDIADAFDEVGSRYALGVDGLDTVLRDHFGEELAELLEETDFQEEPRRLDEIVTAETEMFDRIWYHRSLQHDYRAERDGDAAELQRHGAIAGPARERVETAYTEPGQLGPYTDFELGMLHGKLSALRWVLGSEWDFLDT
- a CDS encoding universal stress protein, yielding MSEPVGTGPIVVGLQPGYVSGVVEVAASYAARLGSSLVCVSVDPAFVDTGTRDDGSEMLEPLDSDTDDSAPRTLSASEEEEVRAVAARAGVTVELLAGVGDPARALIRAAEQRDAPMLVIGSRSGARRIAEFFSGSVAAQLVHHQHRPVLVIPTDPIGLHASPPQQDL